GTCAGGACGAACGCATCGCCGTGGGTGATCTTGACCACCACACACAGGTACTTTGCCCCCACGGCAGTCTCCCGATAGAACCGATAATACAGCCGGGCTTTCGTATCGAACAGAGATTCCAGGACCCGGCCCGAATTTCGAAGCGTCTCTTCGATCGCCCCCTCACTTCCGGTCATCTCCGGATGTTCGAGAATGTGCTCGAGCCGCTCGTCAGTAAGTCGTACTTCCAGGCCCTGATAATCGCGCAGAAGAATCATGGCCAGCGAGATGCTAGATCCTGAAGTCCGAACCCGTCAATGTGTCAGGAGAGATACAGCGCAGAGAGATCCAGGTTGCCAGCTTGTCAGGCCCAAGAGGATCGAGGACCGGCGAGCGAGCTATGGCATGATGGCGCCCGGAGGACCCATCCCATGATCGCAAGCGCGCGCATCGCGAATCCGCAGTACCTCGTGGAGACCGACTGGCTGGCCGCGCACCTGGCCGACCCGGAGCTTCGTGTCTTCGATTGCACGACCTATCTCGATCCAGACCCGGTCACCGTCTTCTCGGTGCGGAGCGGCCGGCCGGAGTGGGAGAAGGGGCACATCCCGGGCGCGGGCTATCTGGACCTGCAAGGCGAGCTGTCGGATGCGGCCAGCCCGTTCCGCTTCACCATGCCCCCCGCGGAGCAATTCGCCGCGGCCATGTCGCGCCATGGTGTAGCCGAGGGCTCCCGCGTGGTGCTGTACAGCGCGGGCAGCGTCATATGGGCGGCGCGGATCTGGTGGATGCTCCGCGCTTTCGGCTTCGACAACGCCGCCGTCCTGAACGGAGGCTTCGACAAGTGGAAGGCCGAGGGCCGCCCGCTGTCCACCGAGCCGCCGCGGCCGGCGCCCGCGCGCTTCGTCGCGCGCCCGCGTCCCGAGATGATCGCCACCAAGGCCCAGGTGGCCGCGGCCATCGCTGACCCGCACGTGTGCATCGTCAACGCCCTCACCGCCAAGCAGCACACGGGCGAGGGCGGCGTCCACTACGGCCGCCCCGGACGTATCGCGGGCAGCGTCAACGTCCCCGCGCATCGTCTGGTCGACGGCGAGAGCAAGGTCTTCCTGCCTGCGGGCGACCTCGCCGCGATGTTCGCGGAGACGGGCGCGGACCGGGCCGAGAAGGTCATCACCTACTGCGGCGGCGGGATCGCGGCGAGCGCGGATGCCTTCGTCTTGGCATTGCTCGGCCACGACAATGTCGCGCTCTACGACGGGTCGCTGTCGGAGTGGGTCAAGGACCCGGCGGCCCCGATGGAGACGGGGCCGCCCGCTCAGACGCCCAGATAATACTTCTTCACCAGCTCGTTCTCCCGCAGCTCTTGCGTGCTGCGGCCCTCGAACTCGATCTTGCCGTGGACGATGATGTAGCCGCGGTCGGCGATCTTGGTCGCCTGGTTGAAGTTCTGCTCGGCCATGAGCACGGTGAGCTGGCGCTGCTCCTTCAGCTCCTTGATCTTTCCGATCACGCGATTCACGAGGATGGGGGCCAGTCCCACGGACGGCTCGTCCACGAGGAGGATCCGCGGTGAGGACATGAGGGCGCGGGCCACCGCGAGCATCTGCTGCTCGCCCCCGCTCATGCTGCCCGCGCGCTGCGTCCGCCGCGCGAAGAGCAGCGGGAACGTCTCGAAGGAGAAGGCCAGGTTGGCCGCGATGTCGCCGCGGGCCGCCGACCGGTAGGCGCCGAGCAGGAGGTTCTCCTCGACGGTCAGCTTCGGGAAGAGCCGGCGCCCCTCCGGCACCAGGGCGATGCCCAGGCCCACGATCTCTTCGGTGGACTTCCGGGTCAGGTCGATGCGCGTGCCGTCGGTCTCCAGGAAGATCTCGCCCGCCTCGGGCGTCACCATGCCCATGATGCACTTGATGAGCGTGCTCTTGCCGTTGCCGTTGGTGCCGAGGAGGGCGACGGTCTCCCCCTCTCGCACCTCGATGGACACGCCGTGGAGCACGCGCACGGCGCCGTAGCCGGCCTCCACGTCGCGGACGACGATCCTACTCGCCAAGGTAGGCCTTCTCCACGGCCGGGTTCCTGACGATCTCCTCCGGCGTCCCCTCGGCGATCCGTTCCCCGGCGTCGAACACCACGATGCGCTCGGAGAAGCGCATCACCGCCCGCATGATGTGCTCGATCATGATGATCGTGATGCCCTGCTCGTTCAGCCGGAAGAGGATGGTCAGGATGTCGTCCACCTCGTTGCTGGAGAGCCCGGCCATGGCCTCGTCGGAGATGAGCAGCTTCGGCCGCGCGGCCATGGCCCGGGCCAGCTCGAGCTTGCGCATCTCGATCTGCGTGAGCCCGGCCGGTTTGAGGTGCGCCTTCGCCTCCAGCCCGATGCTGCGCAAGATCTCCCCGGCGTCGGCACTGCCCTGAGCGCCCGCGCGTCCGGCCCCCGCGTACTCCAGGGGGATGCCCAGGTTCTCCAGCACGGTCATGCTGGTGAAGGGCTTGGGGATCTGGAAGCTGCGCACGATGCCGAGCCGGGTTCGCTGGTGAGCGGGCAGCGCGGTGATCTCGCGTCCGTCGAAGTGGATGGTGCCGCTGTCGACGGGCAGCGCCCCGGAGACGCAGTTGATGAGGGTCGTCTTGCCGGAGCCGTTCGGCCCGATGAGGCCGAAGCGCTCGCCGGCCTTGACGGACAGGCTCACGCGGTTCAGCGCGGTGAAGCCGCCGAAGCGCTTGACGAGCCCCTGCACCTCGAGCAGCGCCCCCGCCATCGCGTCAGCGGCCTCGCAGGCGCCGCACCAGGCCCAGGATCCCCTCGGGGGCCAGGACGACGAAGGCGACGAGCACGACCCCCACGATGAACAGATTCATCTCGGAGGAAATCGTCACCGTGGCGAGCTGCTGGGCCGTCCCCAGCAGGACGGCGCCGATCACCGGGCCGACCCAGCTCGTGGTGCCGCCGATCATCGGCATGGCCAGCGCGTTCACGGCGTAGTCGAGGGCGAAGGCGGAGTTGGGCTCGATGAAGGTGACGTAGTAGGGAAACGGCGCCCCGGCCACGCCGAGGAGGAAGCCGCTCACGGTGGTGGCGAAGAGCTTGAGCCGCAGCGTGGGCACCCCCATGCACTCGGCCGCCTCCTCGTTGTCCCGCAGGGCGGCGAGCCCGCGGCCGATCCAGGATCGCTCGATGAAGCGCGCCACGATCACCGCGACCACGGCGAGTCCGACCATCACCGTGAAGAGGAAGACGACGTAGTTGCCGAAGGGCGGCCCGCTCGGGCGGATGACGCTGAGGCCCCGCGAGCCACCCACGTACTCCCAGTTGGTGATCACCGTCTGCAGCACGACGGACAGGGCCAGGGTGGCGATCGAGAAGAAGACGCCTCGGAGGCGTAGCGTGAGATAGCCGATGCCGAGCCCGAGCAAGGCGGCCACGAGCCCGCCCGCGAGGATCTGCACGGGCAGCGGCGCGCGGATCGAGAGGATGAGGAAGACCGACGTGTACGCCCCCATGGCGAAGAATGCCGGCGTCCCGAAGTTCACGTAGCCGCCGTAGCCGCCGAGGATGTTCCACGCCGTCGCGATGACGACGTACTGGAGGATGACGTACCCGGCGAAGTAGAGGTACGGGTTCACGCGGAGTGAGGCCACGCCGATGCCGGCCGCCATGACGGCCGCCCCCACCACGAGCGTCCAGCCAAAGCGCGCCATCTATCGTCCGAAGAGCCCCGCCGGTCGCACGGCGAGCACGAGGAGCAGGATCCCGAACGACACCGCGGGCGCCCATGAGGGCCCGAAGAACGTGGACATCAGGCTCTCGGCAACGCCGAGGATGACGCCGGCCACGAGGGTGCCGCCGATGCTTCCCATGCCCCCGAGGACGGTGATGGCGAACATCCGGCCGATGTAGTCACGGTCGCTCGACGGCACCACGGGCGTGATGGTGATGAGCAGCGCGCCCGCGAGGCTCGCGGCGGCGATGCCGATGCCGAAGGCGATGGTCTTGATTTGCACGGGGTTCGCGCCCATGAGGCGGAGCGCCGCCTGATCCTGCGACACCGCCATGA
This window of the Candidatus Methylomirabilota bacterium genome carries:
- a CDS encoding sulfurtransferase translates to MIASARIANPQYLVETDWLAAHLADPELRVFDCTTYLDPDPVTVFSVRSGRPEWEKGHIPGAGYLDLQGELSDAASPFRFTMPPAEQFAAAMSRHGVAEGSRVVLYSAGSVIWAARIWWMLRAFGFDNAAVLNGGFDKWKAEGRPLSTEPPRPAPARFVARPRPEMIATKAQVAAAIADPHVCIVNALTAKQHTGEGGVHYGRPGRIAGSVNVPAHRLVDGESKVFLPAGDLAAMFAETGADRAEKVITYCGGGIAASADAFVLALLGHDNVALYDGSLSEWVKDPAAPMETGPPAQTPR
- a CDS encoding ABC transporter ATP-binding protein, producing the protein MASRIVVRDVEAGYGAVRVLHGVSIEVREGETVALLGTNGNGKSTLIKCIMGMVTPEAGEIFLETDGTRIDLTRKSTEEIVGLGIALVPEGRRLFPKLTVEENLLLGAYRSAARGDIAANLAFSFETFPLLFARRTQRAGSMSGGEQQMLAVARALMSSPRILLVDEPSVGLAPILVNRVIGKIKELKEQRQLTVLMAEQNFNQATKIADRGYIIVHGKIEFEGRSTQELRENELVKKYYLGV
- a CDS encoding ABC transporter ATP-binding protein; its protein translation is MAGALLEVQGLVKRFGGFTALNRVSLSVKAGERFGLIGPNGSGKTTLINCVSGALPVDSGTIHFDGREITALPAHQRTRLGIVRSFQIPKPFTSMTVLENLGIPLEYAGAGRAGAQGSADAGEILRSIGLEAKAHLKPAGLTQIEMRKLELARAMAARPKLLISDEAMAGLSSNEVDDILTILFRLNEQGITIIMIEHIMRAVMRFSERIVVFDAGERIAEGTPEEIVRNPAVEKAYLGE
- a CDS encoding branched-chain amino acid ABC transporter permease encodes the protein MARFGWTLVVGAAVMAAGIGVASLRVNPYLYFAGYVILQYVVIATAWNILGGYGGYVNFGTPAFFAMGAYTSVFLILSIRAPLPVQILAGGLVAALLGLGIGYLTLRLRGVFFSIATLALSVVLQTVITNWEYVGGSRGLSVIRPSGPPFGNYVVFLFTVMVGLAVVAVIVARFIERSWIGRGLAALRDNEEAAECMGVPTLRLKLFATTVSGFLLGVAGAPFPYYVTFIEPNSAFALDYAVNALAMPMIGGTTSWVGPVIGAVLLGTAQQLATVTISSEMNLFIVGVVLVAFVVLAPEGILGLVRRLRGR